The region ACTCCATGTTATGTTTTGGCGTGCTCAAAACTTTATCTATCATAGATTTGTTTAGTCTCTTAGTTTCCGATTCTTGATCTGTCGTTGGTTTGTCTGGAGAATGCTCGGGCGCTACTTTCCTTCATCCCAAGCATGACATTTTTTTAGTCTGATGCAACTTAAGCCATACGGTCTAAATGGTATCAAACCGTGTGATTTGATAGTTGTTTGATTGGACCTGTTTGGATACAGACTCATAGGTTAATTTGCATTTTAATCTAAACTCATCTAAGATTGGTTGTTATCTTTTCCAAGGTTGTGTTAAGGGTTATTTTTGAAGTTTCTATAGTTTGGTAAAGTAAATTCATTTTAACTTTGGCTGATAATATTTATTGGTAAAAGGTGGTATTCTGAATTGAAAAGTGCTTATTTTCTTTTATATTGTTTTACAGGAATTTACATTATCAACATGGGTAAGACATGGGAGAAGCTTCAGATGGCTGCCAGAGTGATTGTAGCAATCGAAAACCCTCAAGACATTATTGTCCAATCTGCTAGACCATATGGACAAAGGGCTGTACTGAAATTTGCTCAGCACACAGGTTGTCAAGCCATTGCTGGCCGTCACACTCCTGGTACTTTCACAAATCAGCTCCAGACATCGTTCAGTGAGCCCCGTTTACTTATTTTGACCGACCCAAGAACAGATCACCAGGTTAATATCAAATTTATGATCATGCTCACATTTCAATCTTGTTTTGTTGCTAAAATTTATCATCTTTTCTTTCTTTACAGCCAATCAAGGAGGCTGCACTAGGAAACATCCCCACAATAGCTTTCTGTGATACTGATTCTCCCATGAGATATGTTGATATTGGTATCCCTGCTAACAACAAAGGAAAGCACAGCATTGGGTGTCTGTTCTGGCTTTTAGCTAGAATGGTGTTGCAGATGAGAGGTGTGTTTGACCAAGGGCATAAATGGCATGTCATGGTATGGACTCTGGTGGTTTTAAATTAATGGAGGGAATTTTGTAAAGGTTATGGTTTGACTTTGATGATGTGAATTTGTTGTGTTTGCAGGTTGATTTGTTTTTCTACAGGGAACCAGAAGAGGCTAAGGAACAAAACAGAGATGATGTTGATTACCCTGCAGATTACACAGCAGGCATGTGTAGCAACTGGTCAGCTCAGATTCTTGATGCTCAATGGGTTGGTGACATGGCACCACCACCAATTGCTGGTTCCCCTGTGGCTGCAAGTGCCACTGGGTGGACTGGTGCTCAAGGTAAGGATTTCTATTCCCTCATTGGTTGTTGTTATTTGAAattattaatatttatatttatatttttggggTTTAGCTCTGGTTAGTGGTGGTGATGGATGGGAGGCTGTTGCTGCTCCTTTACCACAAAAGCTTAAACCAGTCAGACAAGTTGTCATAAAATCTAAAAAATTTGATGCAGGGAAGTTGATACAAGAAGACATGGATGAACAACAAAGGTTAGGTATTTTGGGCATTAGAGGGAATAACTAGTTATTTTTTACTTGATCAAGATTGGACTCTTTTATTCTCCTATAATTATAACGAATGACAATCAATGGTTTATTTTTTCAGTGTGGCCAACGATATAAACAAAATTCTGAGGGGGGCTGAGTCCATGTCAAACAAGCTCGAAGATCTGAGCAGTCGTGTACAACATATGGAGGAGGAGTTGCAAAACATTCAAAAAAATCAACCTGAGTTTCCTCTTATCTCAGATGAGGAGTCCAAAGAGGACCAAAACTTAGTTCTACCTGACTACCGAAGCTTAATTCTACCTACCTTCCCTGAGAATTTTAAAGATCTTAAAGTCTTTCGTAAGTGGAAGAAGTGTGTAGATTCGTGTTTTGAGGGTCGTGAAATCCCATACGAAATCCAAGGACAACTTGTAGCCGAGACATTCCCAAAGAATTTCCCATGGTGGGAACAAATCCAAAAGCTAAGCCAGCGAATCGATAACGATGATAAGATTACGTGGAGAGAGATTAAGAAGATGTTTATCGTTCAATTTTTTTCTTCAGATTGTTTGCTTTCCAACAAGGACCGGTCGTCTCCTCCTAAGAATACAGACTAACCATATTATACTTTTGATTCGGTTACAACTAGTTAGCATTCAAAACTACTCAACAATGTCAAACTTTCTATTTGACTGTTTTGGAATTTAGCAAATGAAATGGTTAGCAACTTGGTATTTTGTTTTGTCTTAATTAAATTGATAAACATATTCCtaaaacatttttctttcttAAGCAAGATTGTCGGGAAAATATGGACCGGGACACTTTAAAAATTTCTTAGGTGTTGGTAGCATCATTGCATTGAGCACTAAACAatataaacaaatatcatatttttattgttacgttatttttaaatgtaaatatttattaattgattttttttgataaatatatGGATACATGAATAAAAGAATACTTATTTTATATGTAGATTTTAATAAAGTTTTAATGTTATTACTATATATGCTAatctttgaaaaaaaattaaaaaattagacATATTTTATTAATATAGTAATTAAACAAAATTGTCTACTcctttacttttttttattagaTCACACTTTATTCACTCTTGCTCTATGATTTTGAATTGTTCATGTTTTACATATTTTACCTGGTCCATATTATTTGGTTGAGTCTCATGTGTTTAAGAATCATTTGTTTTTTCACAAACAAAAACATGGCTCAAAGCATATCTGCTAATTATAGCAACGTTTCGTCTTCATCATCTACTTTGAAAATGACGATTTCCTTCATAAGTTTAATTTTCATGCTATTACTCATCTCCAACAAGTAGATAAGGTTTATATACTTAACTTTCATTTATGAAATATACATTATGTCAAATAGTTTTTGGACTATTTTTACCCTCGTATTTCATTTTatcttttttattatataatttaaaCTTACATCAATATTTCtcagaaaaaaaaacattgattTTCGTCGGTACGATTAAGCAGGTGTATCGTGACGCAAAATGGTACTATTTGGCTTATATTAAATGTCAAAAGAAAGCCATAAAATTCGTTTTAATGCAGGAGGACCAAAAGCAAGATaaagaagtttttttttattgttacacTTCAACTTGCATGAACAAAAACATATATGTTAAGCAAGATAAAGAATGTTTTCAATAATtcttttatacatattattacACTCTTTagttaaattttctaattttatatTACCGAATTTGTTTATATCAATGTTTTAGTTTCAAAATCACCATTAGAATACAAGACTTTACTGGTGTGGTGTCACTTACGTTATTTGATCGTGACGCAAAGAAACCACTGGAAAAAACAACACAAGAATTGCTTCAAAAGTTTATTGAGGTTATCGTTTTTAACTTCATTTACATAaaactaatttttatttttggTCTATCTGTTTCTATAACCGTTCATTTTTTAGGAGGGTAATACACAAATTTATCCATGTGCTTTGAATGTACTTTTGGATGAAAAGTTGgcgttcaaaattcaaatttcacatGATAATTTGAAGAACAAAGTTGATGGTTATGCAATCTCAAAGTTCACTGCCGATAATACAATTATTGTTGAATGTGAAAAAGAAAATTAACATCGAACATGTAACAATCTTTTACGAAGTATACTACAAACACTACACttattaaattttgttttttatatttcagttaatcaaataaaatatttttatgtaCTACAAATGCAAATGTCAGATCACCCATCCATCGTATGTTACTAAATTCCATTTACTTCATTAGTAttgttatacaaaggttttgATGAATATGTtacatgttttattttatataaaatgtgtTTACTTTAAAAttgtataatttattattattttgtttgtgTTACTAAATTCTATTTACTTCATTAGTAttgttatacaaaggttttgatgaatatgttacctgctttattttatataaaatgtgtTTACTTTAAAATTGTACAATtttttattactttgtttgttTTACGGTTATCATTATTGGACACTGAGATGATTATTGAAATGCTTTCAAGAGCATCATTACAAACATTTGATTGTTTACGTTGTACAAGTAAATATTTTGAAAAACTAACGTATAAAAAGAATTTTCTTAATCTATACAAGCGTAGAAATAATGTGGTTTTTGGTGTTATTGTTCAACAAAAAAACCATGGGGAACTATAGAGCGTCAGTTTATTCCGTCATGTGGTGGGAAGAATTTTGACATTGGTTGTCTAACAAATTCGTGTACAATTTTAGCATCTTCCTTATGCGGACTCATTGTTGGTGAAGGTGATAATTGAGAAGAATATacataaaagttttttttaattttttttaaaccaacGACTTTATATTGCAAATCGTTACCGTTTCTAGTCTCTAAATACGTTGCGGTAAAGTTTGCTATGGTAGTTATGAGTTCGAAGCCGTAGCATTTCAAGATCATTTGATTATCATACACAGTGTCATCGTGATACTTTATTTGTATTATACTTGAAgtatattatttttgtttattttattactGATATGTATTTTCTTTGTAGTGATCTGCTTAAAGATCAAGTGGACTATGATTACTTCCACCTAGAATTGTTTGACTCTACTACATGGCAATGGGGGGAGCTTTGTAATATCCGGTTACCATCTTCTGTTTATCCTGTTTCGGATGAGGCAATTATAACCGGAGGTGTATTTTACTTCTTATTGTCTAACCATGATATTTTGCGATTCGATGTATATTTGGAAGAATATTTAGTGATATTTGCACCTTCTGTTATTAATGATTTTAACTCATATGCATCGAGGCTTATCAAGTTTGATGGAAAATTGGGATGTTTTTCTATAAGTAGAGGTCATTTGTGGGCTATTTGGGCTTTCATTCAGAATTGGTAGGCTAAAGTAGATGTTCGTAATTACAATGCCGATGCAAATGAATGGTAAGATGATCGAAACAATCTCCTTTAATTCTTTAAAGGAAATACGGTTGAGTATATCTTTCAAGCACATCATTCTCATGAAGTATTTTCATTTTGTTCAGATTTTGAGATAGTCACTATGCCAAGTAGAAATGTATGATTGTATATATTTTAAATTGCATTCGAAAACCGTTATATTTTTATCAAGAAAATATTTACTATTTATATTAGTTTATGATTGAatactttgtttttttaattatagtTTCAATTTTCAACTcatgttttattttgtttaatgatattaatttttttaatatatgcaTTGAAgaatttaataaatttattttaagCCATTAATTCATccaatttgttttctatgaaaaaattGTGTCATTTATGTTTACAAATAAAACCAATGTGGTGAATGTTATTTTATTCACCTATATGTATGTTGATTgcttttgttgtttttgaaataTAGCAATGTACTATTCTTTTTTTTCTAATAATAGGGATATAGTTTTTATATTCACTTAATTGATTCATATAACATTATAAATTTACCATTTTTACTTAAATATACTGCAATTAAATATGTATTGATATTATTAAtagttattataaaaaaatatatacatatgaaaTGAATGAGTTTTCTTTCGTCACACATCTAATAGTTAGCACATGAAGGACAATTATGGTGTATAATATGGATCTTTTTAAACTCTGCCCACATGTTTGCATTCAATAAGTAGAAACAAAGCttgttgctcaaaacccaatCCCATATTTTATACTTAATCATACCCTACCCACTGTAGTCCCTACATCTACCCATT is a window of Lactuca sativa cultivar Salinas chromosome 1, Lsat_Salinas_v11, whole genome shotgun sequence DNA encoding:
- the LOC111915526 gene encoding 40S ribosomal protein SA isoform X1, with the protein product MAQPKVLSTKEADIQMMLSAEVHLGTTNCDFQMERYVFKRRNDGIYIINMGKTWEKLQMAARVIVAIENPQDIIVQSARPYGQRAVLKFAQHTGCQAIAGRHTPGTFTNQLQTSFSEPRLLILTDPRTDHQPIKEAALGNIPTIAFCDTDSPMRYVDIGIPANNKGKHSIGCLFWLLARMVLQMRGVFDQGHKWHVMVDLFFYREPEEAKEQNRDDVDYPADYTAGMCSNWSAQILDAQWVGDMAPPPIAGSPVAASATGWTGAQALVSGGDGWEAVAAPLPQKLKPVRQVVIKSKKFDAGKLIQEDMDEQQSVANDINKILRGAESMSNKLEDLSSRVQHMEEELQNIQKNQPEFPLISDEESKEDQNLVLPDYRSLILPTFPENFKDLKVFRKWKKCVDSCFEGREIPYEIQGQLVAETFPKNFPWWEQIQKLSQRIDNDDKITWREIKKMFIVQFFSSDCLLSNKDRSSPPKNTD
- the LOC111915526 gene encoding 40S ribosomal protein Sa-2 isoform X2; protein product: MAQPKVLSTKEADIQMMLSAEVHLGTTNCDFQMERYVFKRRNDGIYIINMGKTWEKLQMAARVIVAIENPQDIIVQSARPYGQRAVLKFAQHTGCQAIAGRHTPGTFTNQLQTSFSEPRLLILTDPRTDHQPIKEAALGNIPTIAFCDTDSPMRYVDIGIPANNKGKHSIGCLFWLLARMVLQMRGVFDQGHKWHVMVDLFFYREPEEAKEQNRDDVDYPADYTAGMCSNWSAQILDAQWVGDMAPPPIAGSPVAASATGWTGAQGKLIQEDMDEQQSVANDINKILRGAESMSNKLEDLSSRVQHMEEELQNIQKNQPEFPLISDEESKEDQNLVLPDYRSLILPTFPENFKDLKVFRKWKKCVDSCFEGREIPYEIQGQLVAETFPKNFPWWEQIQKLSQRIDNDDKITWREIKKMFIVQFFSSDCLLSNKDRSSPPKNTD